From a region of the Heliangelus exortis chromosome 19, bHelExo1.hap1, whole genome shotgun sequence genome:
- the LOC139805215 gene encoding coiled-coil-helix-coiled-coil-helix domain-containing protein 10, mitochondrial-like, translated as MARGSRSVGRAAAAPAPASPPPAAPMPAAQPAQPGLMAQMASTAAGVAVGSAVGHVVGSAITGVFSGGSSEPAKAAAPAQV; from the exons ATGGCGAGAGGCAGCAGGAGCGTGGGGCGGGCCGCggcggcaccggcaccggccAG CCCCCCCCCGGCGGCCCCGATGCCGGCGGCTCAGCCGGCGCAGCCCGGGCTGATGGCGCAGATGGCGAGCACGGCGGCCGGCGTGGCGGTGGGTTCCGCCGTGGGACACGTAGTGGGCAGCGCCATCACCGGCGTCTTCAGCGGCGGCTCCTCCGAACCGGCCAAGGCGGCGGCTCCCGCACAGGTGTGA